A region of Coccinella septempunctata chromosome 5, icCocSept1.1, whole genome shotgun sequence DNA encodes the following proteins:
- the LOC123314395 gene encoding uncharacterized protein LOC123314395: MNYIPEGYKLTSEYSREKGHHGGCAIIVKEEFHYSERIDFKTFSDFGSIECCATLVTVSSEKKLLIICVYRPTTRPLSKIEVFFEKFNGILDQCLMENIPFIIAGDFNVNILSSTDETNIFLSILETYNLTVTNREPTRITPHSATCLDNVISNLEGTTTVQEEHMADHSGLKFIFQNGPLPLESVVKKKEDH; the protein is encoded by the exons ATGAACTACATTCCTGAAGGATATAAGTTAACATCAGAATATAGCAGAGAGAAAGGTCATCATGGAGGCTGTGCTATCATCGTCAAAGAAGAATTCCATTATTCAGAGAGAATTGACTTTAAGACTTTCAGTGATTTCGGATCTATCGAGTGCTGTGCCACACTTGTGACAGTCAGCTCTGAGAAGAAGTTGCTGATAATCTGTGTATATCGGCCTACCACCCGGCCCCTAAGTAAAATCgaggttttcttcgaaaaatttAATGGAATTCTTGACCAGTGCCTCATGGAAAATATTCCCTTTATAATTGCAGGGGATTTcaatgttaatattttgtccTCCACAGATGAGACTAATATATTTCTATCTATTCTAGAAACATACAATCTGACGGTGACTAATCGTGAGCCCACTCGTATAACTCCACACTCGGCCACCTGCCTTGATAATGTAATATCTAATCTGGAGGGCACTACAACTGTCCAGGAAGAGCATATGGCTGATCACTCGGGGCttaaattcatttttcagaatGGACCATTACCTCTTGAGTCAGTAGTGAAGAAAAAG GAGGATCATTGA